A genome region from Schlesneria paludicola DSM 18645 includes the following:
- a CDS encoding adenylate kinase family protein — MFDGRVPTILLFGAPGVGKGTQGMILGQIPGFYHLSCGDVFRSLNINSEEGREIYQFSSRGQLVPDELTVRIWTKALHGHIAASRYKPPDEMLVLDGIPRNPNQVEMLKNTINVLAIIHLICSDESQMIDRIKRRAIRENRADDANEDIIRTRFNVYRQESEPVINCYSPEIIKCVDAMQSPPEVLMEVLQHLVPIRNQWLADLPELPM, encoded by the coding sequence ATGTTCGACGGACGCGTGCCGACGATTCTGCTCTTTGGAGCTCCCGGCGTCGGTAAGGGAACGCAGGGAATGATTCTCGGCCAAATTCCCGGCTTTTATCATCTGTCATGCGGCGACGTGTTTCGCTCGTTGAATATCAATTCCGAGGAAGGTCGAGAAATCTACCAGTTCAGTTCGCGAGGGCAGCTTGTGCCCGATGAGCTGACGGTCAGAATCTGGACGAAAGCCCTACATGGACATATCGCCGCGTCGCGCTACAAGCCGCCGGACGAAATGCTCGTTCTCGATGGAATTCCGAGAAATCCGAATCAGGTCGAGATGTTGAAGAATACGATCAATGTCCTGGCCATCATCCATCTCATCTGCAGCGACGAATCGCAGATGATCGATCGGATTAAGCGTCGCGCGATTCGAGAGAACCGCGCCGACGACGCGAATGAAGACATCATTCGCACCCGGTTCAACGTCTACCGTCAGGAGTCAGAACCGGTCATCAATTGCTATTCACCAGAAATCATCAAATGCGTGGATGCCATGCAGTCTCCGCCCGAAGTTCTGATGGAGGTCCTTCAACATCTGGTGCCAATCCGGAATCAGTGGCTGGCGGACCTGCCTGAACTGCCCATGTGA